A genomic stretch from Suncus etruscus isolate mSunEtr1 chromosome 17, mSunEtr1.pri.cur, whole genome shotgun sequence includes:
- the HMX3 gene encoding homeobox protein HMX3: MPEPGPDTPGTASAQPPPPPPPPPPPAPKESPFSIKNLLNGDHHRPPPKPQPPPRTLFAPASAAAAAAAAAAAAAAAAKGALEGAAGFALSQVGDLAFPRFEIPAQRLALPAHYLERSPAWWYPYTLTPAGGHVPRPEASDKALLRDSSPASGTDRDSPEPLLKADPDHKELDSKSPDEIILEESDSEEGKKEGEAAPGAVGASVGSAAATPGNEDWKKGAESPEKKPACRKKKTRTVFSRSQVFQLESTFDMKRYLSSSERAGLAASLHLTETQVKIWFQNRRNKWKRQLAAELEAANLSHAAAQRIVRVPILYHENSAAEGAGAAAAGAPVPVSQPLLTFPHPVYYSHPVVSSVPLLRPV; this comes from the exons ATGCCGGAGCCCGGGCCGGACACCCCCGGCACGGCCAGCGCgcagcccccgccgccgccgccgccgcccccgcctcCCGCGCCCAAGGAGTCGCCGTTTTCCATCAAGAACCTGCTCAACGGGGATCACCACCGGCCGCCCCCGAAGCCGCAGCCGCCCCCACGGACGCTCTTCGCCCCGGCCTcggccgctgccgccgccgctgccgccgccgctgctgccgcCGCTGCCGCTAAGGGGGCCCTGGAGGGCGCGGCGGGCTTCGCGCTCTCGCAGGTGGGCGACCTGGCTTTCCCCCGCTTTGAGATCCCGGCACAGAGGTTGGCCCTGCCCGCGCATTACCTGGAGCGCTCCCCGGCCTGGTGGTATCCCTACACCCTGACCCCCGCCGGCGGCCACGTCCCGCGACCTGAAG CCTCCGACAAAGCGCTTCTGAGGGATTCGTCCCCAGCCTCGGGCACCGACCGCGATTCCCCGGAGCCTCTGCTCAAGGCCGACCCGGACCACAAGGAGCTGGACTCCAAGAGCCCCGACGAGATCATTTTGGAGGAGAGCGACTCGGAGGAAGGCAAGAAGGAGGGCGAGGCGGCGCCGGGCGCGGTCGGAGCGAGTGTCGGCAGCGCGGCGGCTACGCCGGGCAACGAGGACTGGAAGAAGGGCGCCGAGAGCCCCGAGAAGAAGCCCGCGTGCCGCAAGAAGAAGACGCGCACCGTGTTCTCCCGCAGCCAAGTCTTCCAGCTCGAGTCCACCTTCGACATGAAGCGCTACCTGAGCAGCTCGGAGCGCGCAGGCCTGGCCGCGTCGTTGCACCTCACCGAGACGCAGGTGAAGATCTGGTTCCAGAACCGCCGCAACAAGTGGAAGCGGCAGCTGGCGGCCGAGCTGGAGGCGGCCAACCTGAGCCACGCGGCGGCGCAGCGCATCGTGCGGGTGCCCATCCTCTACCACGAGAACTCGGCGGCCGAGGGCGCGGGAGCGGCGGCCGCGGGGGCCCCGGTGCCCGTCAGCCAGCCGCTGCTCACCTTCCCGCACCCCGTCTACTACTCACACCCGGTGGTCTCGTCCGTGCCGCTGCTCCGGCCCGTCTGA